CTGTAGTATGACTCGATTGTTCCTCTTTACGTATTTGAGAACCACCTAGAAACTGGAAGAATTGGAATATTCCTTGGTTAGCATCGTCTTCTCCTTTTGTACTTTGATCTTCATGGGGGTCCATATTTAACGGCAGCTTAGAATCATCAGACTGTGTTTCTGTTTTTGCTAGAGGAAGCAAATCGTTGTCTGTAGTATGACTCGATTGTTCCTCAGACACGTCCTCTTTGCGCATTTGAGAACCACCTAGAAACTGGAAGAATCGAAATATTCCTTGGTTAGCATCATCTTCTCCTTTTGCACTTTGATCTTCATTGGGGTTCATACTTAACTTCAGCTTAGAATCATCAGACTGTGTTTCTGTTTTTGCTGGAGGAAGCAGATCGTTCTCTGTAGTGAGTGCCTGAATCATTCCACCAAAAACATGTATAAAGTAATACTTAAGTTAGACCATACTAAGCAATCAGTAACTTTGGCATCAAAAGAAGGTTGAAAGAAACAACAGCTAAGCTTTACCGGACTAGACTTTATTATCTTCAAAGCAGAAAGGACCTCTACTTTAATGTAAAGAGTGTCATCAATGACATATGCTACTCTGGGATCGACTAGTTCTTTTAGAGGCATTGCTTCATAAAAACCCATTGCATCATTTTCCCAGCGGAATTCACATTCTCCATCTGACATAAACAATgagaattgaaaaataaaaatacatatacaGATTCTACTAGTCGACTTCCTGGACTTGTGAAGGCAGATACAATTAGGAAATATAAAGTTTATTGAAGAGAATTAACATACCAATTTTTCGTGTCTGTGCCATATTTTTTTGATTGATTATGGCAAGACTGAACCGAGTGTACCACGCTCTGGTGTCCCGAGAGGTAAGGAATACCGCTAAGCGAGTTCCCTTCATCAATTGAGGGCCATCAAACGTATGCCAAGTTCCAATCATTCCTTTCGGGTGTATATCCAAACACCTTGAAGACTATGACACAAATTACCAACGAGATTTTGAAAGCAAAGACAAAGTTGCAACTTTGCAATAATGGTGAAAGGACGACATACCAGTTAACACCATGTGCGGAGAAATCTTCAGAGTGATATGTTTCATTACTCAACCTAGAAAAGTTTTCAACCTTCCATACGTATTCATTGGAATCAGGCGTTGCACTGGCCTGATGCTCGCTTATTGACGGTCGAAGAGATACTAAAAACTCAGACACTTCTTTGTTTGTGTAGATCGAGAGGAAAGTTattagagagaagaagaagaagaagaacaacttgCTTGTTAGATTCATGATAAACGATGATAAGTTTCGTGATCGAAAAGTACAGGGAAGGAAAAGAAAAGGGTTTGTTGAGGAGTATAGGAATATGATTTACATAGAAATTTCTCACGCAGGTATGTTGGTTAGGGTTGGGAAAATCTTATGAGTTGCCCTAAGAAACtcacagggtgttagtcctcaggggagttgggggagttgggttttttcccgttagtcgtgagggagttcgaaggagtctctcaaaatccccgttagtcgtgggagagtttagaagagtctcccaaactccctaaaaaaccccgttagtcgtgggggagtttgaaagaaactcttaaactccctgttagtggtaaaaattagatttatagggattttttttttttggagttctggggagttctagggagtttatagtgtatttttgcctcactccaaatctctcaaaaaagtagagattttgggagagtctcttaaactccctacactcaacacaccaaactct
Above is a genomic segment from Papaver somniferum cultivar HN1 chromosome 10, ASM357369v1, whole genome shotgun sequence containing:
- the LOC113319549 gene encoding uncharacterized protein LOC113319549 isoform X1, producing MNLTSKLFFFFFFSLITFLSIYTNKEVSEFLVSLRPSISEHQASATPDSNEYVWKVENFSRLSNETYHSEDFSAHGVNWCLDIHPKGMIGTWHTFDGPQLMKGTRLAVFLTSRDTRAWYTRFSLAIINQKNMAQTRKIDGECEFRWENDAMGFYEAMPLKELVDPRVAYVIDDTLYIKVEVLSALKIIKSSPALTTENDLLPPAKTETQSDDSKLKLSMNPNEDQSAKGEDDANQGIFRFFQFLGGSQMRKEDVSEEQSSHTTDNDLLPLAKTETQSDDSKLPLNMDPHEDQSTKGEDDANQGIFQFFQFLGGSQIRKEEQSSHTTENDLLPPAKTETLSDDSKLTLNMDPHEDQSTKGEDDANQGIFRFFQFLGGFQMRKESVSEEQSSHTADAIKSLAA
- the LOC113319549 gene encoding uncharacterized protein LOC113319549 isoform X2; translation: MIGTWHTFDGPQLMKGTRLAVFLTSRDTRAWYTRFSLAIINQKNMAQTRKIDGECEFRWENDAMGFYEAMPLKELVDPRVAYVIDDTLYIKVEVLSALKIIKSSPALTTENDLLPPAKTETQSDDSKLKLSMNPNEDQSAKGEDDANQGIFRFFQFLGGSQMRKEDVSEEQSSHTTDNDLLPLAKTETQSDDSKLPLNMDPHEDQSTKGEDDANQGIFQFFQFLGGSQIRKEEQSSHTTENDLLPPAKTETLSDDSKLTLNMDPHEDQSTKGEDDANQGIFRFFQFLGGFQMRKESVSEEQSSHTADAIKSLAA